The proteins below are encoded in one region of Struthio camelus isolate bStrCam1 chromosome 23, bStrCam1.hap1, whole genome shotgun sequence:
- the NDUFS5 gene encoding NADH dehydrogenase [ubiquinone] iron-sulfur protein 5 has product MPFWELQRQLGIDVDRWLLRQSTSQPYGAAAACHAFEREWVACGHGLGQTRARRECQPEYEDFLECMHRTKLAARLKTILEQRNKMIKEGKYTPPDYHKGKEEPRP; this is encoded by the exons ATGCCGTTCTGGGAGCTGCAGCGGCAGCTCGGCATCGACGTGGACCGGTGGCTGCTGCGGCAGAGCACGTCGCAGCCCTacggcgcggccgcggcctgcCACGCCTTCGAGCGGGAGTGGGTGGCCTGCGGGCACGGCCTGGGCCAGACCCGCGCCCGGCGCGAGTGCCAGCCCGAGTACGAGGACTTCCTGGAGTGCATGCACCGCACCAAGCTG GCTGCCCGTCTCAAAACAATTCTTGAGCAGAGGAACAAGATGATAAAGGAAGGGAAGTACACGCCACCCGATTACCATAAGGGCAAAGAGGAGCCCAGGCCTTGA
- the AZIN2 gene encoding antizyme inhibitor 2, producing the protein MNGYLGESDFTMVEEGFTARDLLENLLVELCQTSDQGTFFMADLGDIVKKHLRFLKALPRVTTYFPVKCNSSGGVVRLLAELGAGFACASKAEIAQVRSIGVPADKIFYCNPCKQVAHIKYAASHGVQLMTFDNEVELSKVARSHPHARMLLGIAADFSPSACPSVKFGATLTYCRHLLEKAKEQAVEVVGISFHLGSHCLDPQAFSQSVAEAQLAFEMGTELGYQMHILDIGGGFPGPEDTRARFEEIAAAINSALDLYFPEGCGVEVVARPGRYYVTSAFTFAASVTAKEEVPPGQPGSEEEESGSKKSIVYHLSDGIYGSFNCVLFDSPCPRPHLHKKPCPDHPSYSSSLRGPPGHAEDRIADGLELPELQVGDWLIFEDMGAYTITTSSLLGGCPQPQITYAMSRVAWEAVQLFQGKPPQAEEDRESLCTPLSCGWEIAETLCVPPVFTPTGII; encoded by the exons ATGAATGGATACTTGGGTGAATCTGACTTCACGATGGTGGAGGAGGGCTTCACCGCCAGAGACCTCCTGGAGAACCTCCTCGTAGAGCTGTGCCAGACG AGCGACCAGGGAACCTTCTTTATGGCGGACCTCGGCGACATTGTGAAGAAACATCTGCGCTTCCTGAAGGCCTTGCCCCGCGTGACAACTTACTTCCCTGTTAAGTGCAACAGCAGTGGAGGAGTGGTACGGCTGCTGGCCGAGCTGGGGGCAGGCTTTGCCTGTGCCAGTAAG GCAGAGATTGCCCAGGTTCGAAGCATTGGGGTTCCAGCTGACAAGATCTTCTACTGCAACCCGTGCAAGCAGGTTGCCCACATCAAATATGCAGCCAGCCATGGCGTGCAGCTGATGACCTTCGACAACGAGGTGGAGCTGAGTAAGGTGGCCAGGAGCCACCCTCATGCCAG GATGTTGTTGGGTATCGCTGCTGACTTCAGCCCCTCTGCCTGTCCGAGTGTGAAGTTTGGGGCTACCCTCACGTACTGCCGGCACCTGCTAGAGAAGGCAAAGGAGCAGGCTGTGGAAGTAGTTGGCATCAG CTTTCACCTTGGGAGTCACTGTCTGGACCCCCAGGCCTTCTCTCAGTCTGTAGCCGAAGCCCAGCTGGCATTTGAgatgggcacggagctgggctaCCAGATGCACATCCTGGACATCGGTGGGGGATTCCCTGGTCCTGAGGACACGAGAGCCCGTTTTGAAGAG ATTGCTGCCGCGATAAACTCTGCCTTGGATTTGTATTTCCCAGAAGGCTGCGGGGTGGAGGTTGTGGCGAGACCAGGGCGATATTACGTCACCTCGGCCTTCACCTTTGCAGCCAGCGTCACTGCCAAGGAAGAGGTTCCTCCGGGCCAGCCTGGGTCAGAGG AGGAAGAGTCTGGCAGCAAGAAGAGCATCGTGTATCACCTGAGCGATGGCATCTATGGCTCCTTTAACTGCGTCCTGTTTGACAGCCCCTGTCCCAGGCCTCATCTGCACAAG AAGCCCTGCCCAGATCACCCCTCGTACAGCAGCAGCCTCCGGGGTCCCCCAGGGCATGCGGAGGACCGGATTGCTGATGGCTTGGAGCTACCCGAGCTGCAGGTCGGGGACTGGCTGATTTTTGAGGACATGGGTGCCTACACCATCACAACTTCATCCCTGCTTGGTGGGTGTCCCCAGCCACAGATCACCTACGCCATGTCCCGCGTGGCCTG GGAAGCCGTCCAGCTCTTTCAGGGGAAGCCGCCACAAGCAGAGGAGGATCGTGAGAGCCTCTGCACTCCCCTGTCCTGTGGCTGGGAGATTGCGGAGACGCTGTGTGTCCCCCCTGTCTTCACTCCCACTGGTATCATCTGA